The following coding sequences lie in one Fundulus heteroclitus isolate FHET01 chromosome 20, MU-UCD_Fhet_4.1, whole genome shotgun sequence genomic window:
- the mybphb gene encoding myosin binding protein Hb isoform X1: MPSKPAPIKKAAKKEPAKKEEEKAPEPAPEPAPVAEPAPAPAVDAPAEGEAPAEGAAPAEAAAAPATEEAAPAAESEAPADGEAPAEAPAPEEPKAPSPPPPPPKEPTSAPVDLFVEDKNDNSVTILWSQPENIGPTGLDGYVIEVCKEGTQDWKAVNEDLQKACRYVIKNQTTGDRLLIRVVAVNEGGRSPPVALPEPVLVKEVADRPKVRLPRFLRQRYVAQVGEKINLTIPFTGKPKPVVSWTKNGGPLDPKRVNIRSTDKDSILFIRAAERDDSGVYEMSVKVEDFEDKAPVTLQIVELPGPPASVKIVDTWGFNVALEWTPPKDNGNTEITGYTIQKADKKTGDWFSVLEHYHRLNATISDLIMGNTYKFRVFSENKCGISESAAVTKEEAKISKTGIDYKPPEYKEHDFSEAPKFTTSLSDRATTVGYNTKLLCSVRGFPKPKVEWMKNQMIIGDDPKYRQICVQGICSLEIRKPGNFDGGVYSCRAKNDHGEAIVSCKLDVKQPVNPDAEKK, encoded by the exons ATGCCGTCCAAGCCTGCCCCGATCAAGAAGGCGGCCAAGAAAGAACCAGCCaagaaagaggaggaaaaagctCCAGAGCCGGCTCCTGAACCCGCCCCGGTGGCCGAGCCTGCTCCTGCCCCGGCTGTGGACGCCCCGGCCGAAGGAGAAGCGCCTGCGGAGGGCGCTGCCCCTGCAGAGG CTGCCGCTGCTCCAGCCACAGAggaagctgctcctgctgcagagTCTGAAGCCCCTGCTGATG GAGAAGCTCCTGCTGAGGCTCCTGCACCAGAAGAGCCGAAAGCACcctctcctccacctcctccacccaAAG agCCCACAAGTGCCCCTGTGGATCTGTTCGTTGAAGACAAAAATGACAATTCAGTGACCATTCTCTGGAGTCAGCCCGAGAACATCGGGCCCACTGGTCTGGACGGATATGTCATTGAAGTTTGCAAGGAGGGAA CTCAGGACTGGAAGGCTGTTAATGAGGATCTGCAGAAGGCCTGTCGCTACGTAATCAAGAACCAGACCACCGGTGACCGCCTGTTGATCCGCGTGGTGGCTGTGAATGAAGGAGGCCGCAGCCCCCCTGTCGCCCTCCCAGAGCCCGTCCTGGTGAAGGAGGTCGCTG ATCGTCCCAAGGTCCGTTTGCCAAGGTTCCTCAGGCAGAGATACGTCGCTCAAGTTGGGGAAAAGATCAACCTGACCATCCCTTTCACG ggCAAACCCAAACCTGTGGTGTCCTGGACAAAGAACGGCGGACCACTGGACCCGAAGAGAGTGAACATCCGCAGCACCGACAAAGACAGCATCCTGTTCATCCGTGCAGCCGAGAGAGATGACTCCGGAGTGTATGAGATGAGCGTGAAGGTGGAGGACTTTGAAGACAAGGCCCCAGTCACCCTTCAGATTGTTG AGCTGCCAGGGCCTCCTGCCAGTGTGAAGATCGTTGATACCTGGGGCTTCAATGTTGCTCTGGAGTGGACGCCACCCAAAGACAACGGAAACACTGAGATCACAGGATACACGATTCAGAAGGCCGACAAAAAGACTGGA GACTGGTTCTCCGTGTTGGAGCATTACCACAGACTGAATGCCACCATCTCTGACCTCATCATGGGCAACACCTACAAGTTTAGAGTATTTTCCGAGAACAAGTGTGGAATAAGCGAGTCCGCTGCTGTTACAAAGGAAGAGGCCAAGATCTCAAAGACGG GTATTGACTACAAGCCTCCGGAATACAAGGAGCACGACTTCAGCGAAGCGCCCAAGTTCACCACGTCTCTGTCCGACAGAGCCACCACTGTCGGCTACAACACCAAGCTGCTATGCTCCGTCAGGGGATTCCCTAAG CCGAAGGTTGAGTGGATGAAGAACCAGATGATCATCGGAGACGACCCCAAGTACAGGCAGATCTGCGTCCAGGGCATCTGTTCCCTGGAGATCCGGAAACCCGGAAACTTCGACGGCGGCGTCTACTCCTGCAGAGCCAAGAACGACCATGGAGAGGCCATCGTCAGCTGCAAGCTGGACGTCAAAC AGCCAGTGAATCCAGACGCAGAAAAGAAATAG
- the mybphb gene encoding myosin binding protein Hb isoform X2: MPSKPAPIKKAAKKEPAKKEEEKAPEPAPEPAPVAEPAPAPAVDAPAEGEAPAEGAAPAEGEAPAEAPAPEEPKAPSPPPPPPKEPTSAPVDLFVEDKNDNSVTILWSQPENIGPTGLDGYVIEVCKEGTQDWKAVNEDLQKACRYVIKNQTTGDRLLIRVVAVNEGGRSPPVALPEPVLVKEVADRPKVRLPRFLRQRYVAQVGEKINLTIPFTGKPKPVVSWTKNGGPLDPKRVNIRSTDKDSILFIRAAERDDSGVYEMSVKVEDFEDKAPVTLQIVELPGPPASVKIVDTWGFNVALEWTPPKDNGNTEITGYTIQKADKKTGDWFSVLEHYHRLNATISDLIMGNTYKFRVFSENKCGISESAAVTKEEAKISKTGIDYKPPEYKEHDFSEAPKFTTSLSDRATTVGYNTKLLCSVRGFPKPKVEWMKNQMIIGDDPKYRQICVQGICSLEIRKPGNFDGGVYSCRAKNDHGEAIVSCKLDVKQPVNPDAEKK; this comes from the exons ATGCCGTCCAAGCCTGCCCCGATCAAGAAGGCGGCCAAGAAAGAACCAGCCaagaaagaggaggaaaaagctCCAGAGCCGGCTCCTGAACCCGCCCCGGTGGCCGAGCCTGCTCCTGCCCCGGCTGTGGACGCCCCGGCCGAAGGAGAAGCGCCTGCGGAGGGCGCTGCCCCTGCAGAGG GAGAAGCTCCTGCTGAGGCTCCTGCACCAGAAGAGCCGAAAGCACcctctcctccacctcctccacccaAAG agCCCACAAGTGCCCCTGTGGATCTGTTCGTTGAAGACAAAAATGACAATTCAGTGACCATTCTCTGGAGTCAGCCCGAGAACATCGGGCCCACTGGTCTGGACGGATATGTCATTGAAGTTTGCAAGGAGGGAA CTCAGGACTGGAAGGCTGTTAATGAGGATCTGCAGAAGGCCTGTCGCTACGTAATCAAGAACCAGACCACCGGTGACCGCCTGTTGATCCGCGTGGTGGCTGTGAATGAAGGAGGCCGCAGCCCCCCTGTCGCCCTCCCAGAGCCCGTCCTGGTGAAGGAGGTCGCTG ATCGTCCCAAGGTCCGTTTGCCAAGGTTCCTCAGGCAGAGATACGTCGCTCAAGTTGGGGAAAAGATCAACCTGACCATCCCTTTCACG ggCAAACCCAAACCTGTGGTGTCCTGGACAAAGAACGGCGGACCACTGGACCCGAAGAGAGTGAACATCCGCAGCACCGACAAAGACAGCATCCTGTTCATCCGTGCAGCCGAGAGAGATGACTCCGGAGTGTATGAGATGAGCGTGAAGGTGGAGGACTTTGAAGACAAGGCCCCAGTCACCCTTCAGATTGTTG AGCTGCCAGGGCCTCCTGCCAGTGTGAAGATCGTTGATACCTGGGGCTTCAATGTTGCTCTGGAGTGGACGCCACCCAAAGACAACGGAAACACTGAGATCACAGGATACACGATTCAGAAGGCCGACAAAAAGACTGGA GACTGGTTCTCCGTGTTGGAGCATTACCACAGACTGAATGCCACCATCTCTGACCTCATCATGGGCAACACCTACAAGTTTAGAGTATTTTCCGAGAACAAGTGTGGAATAAGCGAGTCCGCTGCTGTTACAAAGGAAGAGGCCAAGATCTCAAAGACGG GTATTGACTACAAGCCTCCGGAATACAAGGAGCACGACTTCAGCGAAGCGCCCAAGTTCACCACGTCTCTGTCCGACAGAGCCACCACTGTCGGCTACAACACCAAGCTGCTATGCTCCGTCAGGGGATTCCCTAAG CCGAAGGTTGAGTGGATGAAGAACCAGATGATCATCGGAGACGACCCCAAGTACAGGCAGATCTGCGTCCAGGGCATCTGTTCCCTGGAGATCCGGAAACCCGGAAACTTCGACGGCGGCGTCTACTCCTGCAGAGCCAAGAACGACCATGGAGAGGCCATCGTCAGCTGCAAGCTGGACGTCAAAC AGCCAGTGAATCCAGACGCAGAAAAGAAATAG